In a genomic window of Sinorhizobium meliloti:
- a CDS encoding SDR family oxidoreductase yields the protein MTRVLVVGASGLIGSAVCAGLHGRGSEIVRAVRPGSAPSLHTAGRALELDLRSVGPEDWLPHLSGIDAVVNCAGTLQDGPGEDTTAVHARGPASLFKACEQAGVRRVIHFSAMGVDRAQPSPFSRTKLQGDEALMACDLDWIILRPSVVLGPGAYGASALFRGLAALPWLPVMPNTGLLQVVRLEGVVRTVEIFVDRNAPSRLILEVAGPEALSFKDVVGAYRRWFGWPAARVVNMPTPLANLTYKLSDIAGALGWRPPTRSTAQKEIVRGAVGDIRAWAETTGIEPVALADALARTPVSVQERWFAKLYLLKPVIFVVLPLFWITTGVISLTSGYEIGVDLMERGGAGVLAGPSVIAGALADILIGMAIAFRRTSRIGLYGALGLSLFYAIAGTVLLPELWNEPLGPLLKIWPILVLHLAALAILEER from the coding sequence ATGACGAGAGTGCTTGTGGTCGGCGCCTCCGGCCTGATCGGCTCCGCCGTGTGCGCGGGGCTCCATGGCCGTGGAAGCGAGATCGTCCGCGCGGTCCGGCCCGGCTCGGCACCAAGCCTCCACACGGCCGGCAGGGCTCTTGAACTCGACCTTCGGTCCGTCGGCCCTGAAGACTGGCTGCCGCATCTCTCAGGTATCGACGCCGTGGTAAACTGCGCGGGAACGCTCCAGGACGGTCCGGGAGAGGATACGACGGCAGTCCATGCCCGCGGTCCCGCCTCCCTCTTCAAAGCCTGCGAGCAGGCGGGGGTGCGGCGCGTCATCCACTTTTCGGCAATGGGGGTCGACAGGGCCCAGCCGTCGCCCTTTTCGCGCACCAAGCTTCAGGGCGACGAAGCGCTGATGGCATGCGATCTCGACTGGATCATCCTGCGCCCCTCCGTCGTGCTCGGCCCTGGAGCCTACGGCGCCAGCGCTCTTTTCAGGGGCCTCGCCGCTCTGCCCTGGCTGCCGGTCATGCCGAACACCGGCTTGCTTCAGGTCGTGCGCCTCGAAGGCGTAGTGCGCACGGTCGAGATATTCGTCGACCGGAATGCTCCTTCGCGGCTTATCCTCGAGGTCGCGGGACCCGAGGCCCTGTCGTTCAAAGACGTGGTAGGCGCCTACAGGCGCTGGTTCGGATGGCCCGCTGCTCGCGTCGTGAACATGCCAACGCCGCTCGCGAACCTCACCTACAAGCTCAGCGATATCGCCGGGGCACTGGGCTGGCGACCGCCGACCCGCAGCACCGCGCAGAAGGAGATCGTGCGCGGCGCCGTCGGCGACATCCGGGCGTGGGCCGAGACGACCGGGATAGAACCGGTGGCGCTCGCAGACGCACTGGCGAGAACGCCGGTCTCCGTTCAGGAGCGCTGGTTCGCCAAGCTCTATCTGCTCAAGCCCGTCATCTTCGTCGTCCTCCCGCTCTTCTGGATCACGACGGGCGTCATCTCGCTCACATCGGGGTATGAGATCGGCGTTGATCTGATGGAACGAGGAGGCGCCGGCGTTCTTGCAGGGCCGAGCGTCATTGCCGGAGCCCTTGCCGATATCCTGATCGGCATGGCAATTGCGTTTCGCCGCACCAGCCGCATCGGCCTTTACGGCGCGCTCGGCCTCTCGCTTTTCTATGCCATCGCCGGAACGGTCCTGCTCCCGGAATTGTGGAACGAGCCGCTTGGGCCGCTTCTGAAGATCTGGCCCATCCTGGTACTGCATCTCGCTGCCCTCGCAATCCTGGAGGAGCGTTGA
- a CDS encoding DUF2269 family protein, which translates to MLYFVLKFLHIIGASVLLGTGAGIAFFMLLAHRTGRTETVAAVARMVVVADFLFTATAVVLQPVTGIALAWNVGYSLTEGWILLSLLLYVITGAFWLPVVWMQMEMRRLAETARKSGEPLPKRYHQLFRLWFAFGFPAFGAVVAIFWLMITRPIFDW; encoded by the coding sequence ATGCTGTACTTCGTTCTCAAGTTCCTGCACATCATCGGCGCCTCCGTCCTCCTCGGCACAGGCGCCGGGATCGCGTTCTTCATGCTTCTGGCGCATCGGACCGGCCGCACGGAAACGGTCGCGGCCGTGGCCCGCATGGTCGTCGTCGCCGATTTTCTTTTCACCGCCACCGCCGTGGTGTTGCAGCCCGTCACGGGGATCGCCCTTGCCTGGAACGTCGGCTATTCGCTCACGGAAGGATGGATCCTGCTCTCGCTTCTCCTCTACGTGATCACAGGTGCATTCTGGCTGCCGGTGGTGTGGATGCAGATGGAAATGCGCCGGCTCGCCGAAACGGCACGCAAGTCCGGCGAGCCGCTGCCGAAGCGCTATCATCAACTTTTCCGCCTATGGTTTGCCTTCGGCTTCCCGGCCTTCGGCGCCGTCGTCGCAATCTTCTGGCTCATGATCACGCGGCCGATATTCGACTGGTAA
- a CDS encoding choline ABC transporter substrate-binding protein codes for MLKQITAMTAGLLMTIGVAAAAEPESCKTVRFSDVGWTDITSTTAVASTILEALGYAPQSKLLSIPVTYASMKNKDIDVYLGDWQPSMEADRKPFLEDKSIEVIGPNLTGAKYTFAVPKYVADAGVKDISDLQKFSDRFGRKIYGIEPGNNGNRMILDMIEKGDFGLTGWELVESSEQGMLAEVERATKDDQWIVFLGWAPHPMNSRYQIDYLSGADAYFGPNYGGADIYTNIRAGYAQECPNVARFVTNLRFTLEMENEIMNGILNDGKDPKEAAADWLKAHPEAVAPWLEGVTTFNGAPAKEAVESALKS; via the coding sequence ATGCTGAAACAGATCACTGCAATGACCGCCGGGCTGCTCATGACGATCGGCGTCGCCGCTGCCGCTGAGCCGGAGAGCTGCAAGACCGTCCGTTTCTCCGATGTCGGCTGGACCGACATCACGTCGACGACGGCTGTCGCCTCGACCATTCTCGAAGCGCTCGGCTACGCGCCGCAGAGCAAGCTCCTATCTATCCCCGTCACCTATGCGAGCATGAAGAACAAGGACATCGACGTCTATCTCGGGGATTGGCAGCCGAGCATGGAAGCCGACCGCAAGCCGTTCCTGGAGGACAAGTCGATCGAAGTGATCGGTCCGAACCTCACCGGCGCGAAATATACGTTCGCCGTACCGAAATACGTCGCCGATGCAGGCGTCAAGGACATTTCCGACCTCCAGAAGTTCTCCGACAGATTCGGCCGCAAGATCTACGGGATCGAGCCCGGCAACAACGGCAACCGCATGATCCTCGACATGATCGAAAAGGGCGACTTCGGGCTGACCGGCTGGGAGCTCGTGGAGTCATCCGAGCAGGGCATGCTCGCCGAGGTCGAAAGAGCGACAAAGGACGACCAGTGGATCGTCTTTCTCGGATGGGCTCCGCATCCGATGAACTCGCGCTACCAGATCGATTACCTTTCGGGCGCGGACGCCTATTTCGGGCCGAACTACGGCGGTGCCGATATCTATACCAACATCCGGGCGGGTTATGCGCAGGAATGCCCGAATGTCGCGAGATTCGTGACGAACCTGCGCTTCACCCTGGAGATGGAAAACGAGATCATGAACGGGATATTGAACGACGGCAAAGACCCAAAGGAAGCCGCTGCCGATTGGCTGAAGGCTCATCCCGAGGCAGTCGCCCCGTGGCTTGAAGGGGTGACGACTTTTAACGGCGCACCGGCAAAGGAAGCGGTTGAAAGCGCGTTGAAAAGCTAG
- a CDS encoding SDR family NAD(P)-dependent oxidoreductase: MTGRLKGRSAVITGGLTGQGLAIAEALAAEGANIAVGSFVREAAERQSDAAAYPDPQEIVEVRKRLAVGGTAVYAGHLDVRDSEAIELFVSAAEAACGPADILVNAAGTTAEQPVSGHSDELWLKIIDTNLNGAFRMTRRLLPGMIGRKWGRIINIGSTAATVGWKDNPAYCASKAGLLGLTRCVALEGAPHGVTCVMISPTWVETELMRRNVQQVVEREGRRRTMEEAMSDIAAQNPQNRIIQPDEIAALAAFLCGEGARGITMENIQITGGALW; this comes from the coding sequence ATGACGGGCAGGCTCAAAGGCCGCAGCGCGGTCATCACCGGCGGATTGACGGGGCAGGGGCTGGCCATTGCGGAGGCGCTCGCTGCCGAGGGCGCCAACATCGCCGTCGGCTCCTTCGTCCGCGAGGCGGCCGAGCGGCAGAGCGATGCCGCGGCCTATCCCGATCCGCAGGAGATCGTCGAGGTCCGGAAGCGGCTTGCCGTTGGCGGCACGGCTGTTTACGCCGGCCATCTGGACGTTCGCGACAGCGAGGCGATCGAGCTATTCGTGTCGGCGGCGGAAGCCGCATGCGGCCCGGCCGACATTCTCGTCAATGCCGCAGGGACGACCGCCGAGCAGCCGGTGTCGGGCCATTCCGACGAATTATGGTTGAAGATCATCGACACCAATCTGAACGGCGCATTCCGAATGACGCGCCGGCTGCTGCCCGGGATGATCGGGCGCAAATGGGGCCGCATCATCAATATAGGCTCGACGGCTGCCACGGTCGGCTGGAAGGACAACCCGGCCTATTGCGCCTCGAAGGCGGGGCTCCTCGGCCTCACCCGCTGCGTAGCCCTCGAAGGGGCGCCGCATGGCGTGACCTGCGTGATGATCAGCCCGACCTGGGTTGAAACGGAACTGATGCGCCGCAACGTTCAGCAGGTCGTCGAAAGGGAGGGCAGAAGGCGGACGATGGAGGAGGCGATGTCGGATATCGCCGCCCAGAACCCGCAGAACCGCATCATTCAGCCCGACGAGATAGCGGCCCTGGCCGCCTTCCTCTGCGGCGAGGGCGCCAGGGGCATCACCATGGAGAACATACAGATCACGGGCGGCGCACTTTGGTGA
- a CDS encoding acetone carboxylase subunit gamma, which translates to MTEYSKEVINDLVNGTLPWAQTRRIMSGYKDDDRFFKYLAVLQDRVVWSDPILLPVGDRLFICDSAEGRVTRCECGHSFGDYRGNWKLNAVINVRDTEESLREIYPNSDIPDPKWMEIREFFCPECAHLHEVEAAAPGYPIVHDFEPDLEGFYRDWLGKPLKDLS; encoded by the coding sequence ATGACCGAATATTCGAAGGAAGTCATCAACGACCTCGTCAACGGCACGCTCCCCTGGGCGCAGACGCGGCGGATCATGAGCGGCTATAAGGACGACGACCGCTTCTTCAAATATCTGGCCGTGCTGCAGGACCGCGTTGTCTGGAGTGATCCGATCCTGCTCCCGGTCGGGGACCGGCTCTTCATCTGCGACAGCGCCGAGGGCCGGGTCACCCGCTGCGAATGCGGCCACTCCTTCGGGGACTATCGCGGGAACTGGAAGCTGAACGCGGTGATCAACGTGCGCGACACCGAGGAGAGCTTGCGGGAAATCTACCCGAACAGCGATATCCCGGATCCGAAATGGATGGAGATCCGCGAGTTCTTCTGCCCCGAATGTGCGCATCTGCACGAAGTCGAAGCGGCGGCCCCCGGCTATCCGATCGTCCATGATTTCGAGCCGGACTTGGAAGGCTTCTATCGCGACTGGCTGGGCAAGCCTTTGAAGGATCTGTCATGA